In Deinococcus sp. KNUC1210, the DNA window CAAGCCTGCTGCCAGGCCCAGTACAGCCACTTCTGCTGCACCAGTCGCCAGCACGGTGGACGGAGCGAAGGTCTACGCCGCGAACTGCGCCTCCTGCCACGGCGCAGCGGGGGCGGGGGTGCCCGGAGCGTTTCCGCCGCTGGCTGGAAACACCGCCATTGCCGGCGACGGCAAGTACATCTCGGACGTGCTGCTGTACGGGCTTCAGGGCAAGATCGTTGCCAAGGGCCAGCCGTACAACGGGGTGATGCCTGCCTGGGCCGCGCAGCTCAACGACGCCCAGATCGCGGCGGTGGCGACGCACGTCCGCAGCACGTGGGGCAACAAGGGCAGTGCCGTAAGTGCTTCGACCGTCAAGACCGAGCGCAGCGCACCCAAAACCGCCGCGCAGATCCTGAAGGAGCGTCCTCAGTCAGACAGCGGCACAAAGCAGACTGGGCAGTAGTAGACTCCTCAGCCAATTTATCCTCGACTGCTCGGAGCTGAACGCCCGAGTCGGAAGGCCATCCGTGGCCACAGGAGACGAACCATGACCCTGCAGGAACCCCACCGCCCCAGGATGCTGGCGTCGTTCGTGAACCACATGATCGGCGTGCTGGACGACCCCGATCAGGCTGAGGCCGCCTTACAAGCCCTGATGGCCGAGGAGCACTTCACCGAGCACGACATCGAGCTGCTGTCCGGCGAGGCGGGACAGGACCGCCTGGATTTCACGGGTGAGCGGCACGGCCTGCTGGCCTGTCTGAGACGGCAGATTCAGAAGCTGACCGATGAGTACGAGCACGCCCGCCGCTACGAGGACGAATTGCTGCGGGGCCGATATCTGGTGGTCGTCCACGTCAGCCGAGAGGAACAGGCAAGGCGGGTCTGCCACCTGCTGCGGTCGCACGGCGGGCATTTCATCCACTACTACGGGCCGTACATCATCCAGCAGTTCTGCCCTGATCTGGACGCCTGAGACAGCGGGAGGCCGACCATGATGACGGAACGAGCAGTGGGAGCGGCCCAGATCCGGGTGATGATCGTCGATGACCACGCCCTGTTCCGCCAGGGGGTCGGGCGCCTCCTCGAAGCCGCTGGGATAAGGGTGATCGCCGGGGCCAGAGATGGCCGGGAAGGGATCCGGTTCGCGGCCAGTCTGCGCCCGGACGTGACGCTGATCGACCTGGACATGCCCAGTCTGAGCGGCGTGCAGACCATCCAGGCCACCCAGCAGGTTCGGCCTGTGAGCCGGATCATTGCCCTGGCATCGTCCGCCGATCCGCTCGAGTCGTTCAGGGCGAGGGAGGCGGGCGCGAAGGGGTGCCTCACCAAGACAGCCAGAGGGGACGAGCTGGTGAGTCTGATCCGGCAGGTTCACGCGGGCGAACCGGTGCTGGACGACACACGGCCCACGAGGGTGGCTGCTCCAGACACTGCCGTTCCACTGAGCATCCGGGAGTGTGAGTTGCTCCGGCTGGTGGCCGAGGGCCTGGGGAACCACGAGATTGCCCAGCGCCTGAGCGTGTCCGAGAAGACCATCCGCAACCGCATGTCGCAGACGTTCGCCACCCTCAAAGTACACAACCGCACGCAGGCCGCCGTGTACGCCCTCAGAACGGGCATCGCCGCGCTGCGCTGAATCCGGAGGCGCAGTCAGGTGGGCGTTCAGCGTACCCGGATTGTCCACAGGTGCCCGCTCGGCTGGTCTGCCACCGGCTCACCCCGAACGACGACCAGCGTCTTACCGTCTGGACTCCAGGCCGGAAAGCTGTGCGGATCACCGTCCGTGACCTGCTGACGATCCGTGCCGTCCATCCTCATCACCCAGACCTGGGAGGCTCCGGAGTGCGCACACGAGAACGCCACCCACTGCCCGTCCGGGGACGGGAACGGGGTGACATAGGTGGTGCCCTCGTCTTCAGGGCTGAGGCAGACCCGCCGCGCTCCAGGCCCGGTGGGCTGGAGGTAGATCAAGTTCTTCCCGTCTTTCTGAGCGTGATACACGAACGACCCGGCGTCCGAGAGCAGCCAGGGCTGATCCTGCACGCCCGCTGCATCTGTGAGCTGGCGCATGTCTCCGTTGGCGTCACGCCGATGCACATGAAACGTCTGCCCCTGCGTCTGCTGGAAGTACAGCAGCGTCCGCCGGTCGGTGGCGGCGACACTCGGACCGTGGCAGGCCTGGAAAGACTCCACCAGCAGCGTAACGGTTCCGTTTGACAGGTTGCAGCGCCAGAGGGCCGGTCGTCCGCTCCGGTCGCTGACGAAGGCGAAGTCGTTCAGGCTGAAGAAGGCTGGACGCCCGGTGGCGTTGGTTCCCGGCAGGTTGCAGAGCGTCAGCTCGGTCAGCTCCGACCCGTCCGCCAGCACCTGATAGAGTCCGCGCGTTCCCCCCAGCAGGCGCTCGAAGACCACCCCCGCGCTGTCCGGCGTCCAGTTGGGGCGAACGTCCACGCCAGGCCCAGAGGTCAACTGGACGGCAGGGCCGAAGGTGAGCGTGGTCATGGAACAAGCCTACCGACCGAGGGCTGCCGCAGGGTTGGCGCTCCTTCATCAAGCCTCTCTGGTCAGTGGTCAGGCGTTTTATCAGCAGGCAGGGGCCACTCACCATCAAGTGAATGGCCCCTGCTCGATGTTGCCTCCTCAGTTCCTTCTTCAGCCCTTGACGAGTTTGACAGGCGCGCAGATCGGCACCACCGACGGGTCGCTGGCGTAATGCACGTTGATGTACGCGCCCTTGTCGCCCTCGATCTTGGTCTGCTCGGTCTTCACCGTCACGCTGGCGTTGCCACTGGCGTCCGCCGTGAAGTTGGGAAAGCCCACCGTGACGGGCCCGTTTGAGGCGCAGGGGTTGGTGCTGGAGTCCGGCCCGAAAGCGTGGTAATGCGCGATGTACGCTCTGCCGGGGGTCAGGCCCGAGACGCTCAGCACGGTGGTGACCATGCCGCTCGACTGTGAGGCCACCGCGTTGCCCACCGCAGACGGGTCGGCCTGATTCGGGTTGTGCTTGAACAGGTAGGTGGTGGGCAAGCCGAACAGCGCGCAGGAGCCGAGTAGCAGGGGGCCAGCGATACTGAGTACGATCTTATGTCCCATCATGATGTCCTCCGTGGTGAAGCAGGGGTATGTTGACGACGCCTCAGCGGTTGGTCACGGTGATTGTGGCGCTCATGCCCTCATGGTAGGAGCAGTAATACGTAAAGATTCCAGGGGTCTTGAAGGTGTAACTGTAACGCTCGCCGGGATGGAGGTCGGCGGAGCGAATCCCCGGCAGATCGACCGACAGCACGTTGTGCGTGACCTTGCCGGTATGGATCCAGGTGACGGTGGTTCCAGCGACCACTGTCAGCGCAGCAGGCATGAAGAGGTTGTCGCCGATCTTGACGGTCTGCTGGAGCGCGGTGGACGCTGCAGTGGTCGTGCTCTGGGCCGTTTGGGCCCTCTCAGTCTTCAGCACCGAGGCACACAGCGGAACCACTGCGAGATTCACGGCAGTATGGACGTTAACGTAAGCCCCGAGCGTGCCACTGATCCTGGCTGGATCGGCCCGCAGCAGCACCGTGGCCTGACCCTGAGCGTTGGTCTTGAAGGGCGGGAAGCCGAGCGTGATGGGGCCACTGGAGGCGCAGGGATCGCTGCTGGCCGCGCCCAAGGCGTGGTAGTGGGCCACGTACGGGGTGCTGGGCGTCAGGCCTCGCAGGGTCAGCACCGACACAGAACTCGTGGGACTCAGGGTGCGCACGGTCAACTGGCCGGAAGCGCTGCTGATAGGCGTTCCCTGAAGTTTGAAGGGGAAGCTCATGGTGGGCGTGGCCACCGCGCCCGCACTGCTCAACAGGAGCGCCGAAGCCAGCACTGAACTCAAACGTAAAAAACGTGACATGGGATACCTCCAGGGTCAGGGACAGAGAGAGTGTGAGCGTGTGGCTCGAACGATGCCCCCTTAATTCTGAAGACGGCGCATGTACTCGATTTCCAGCGCCTGCTCGGTCAGGATCTCCTGCGCCAGCCGTTTCACCTGCGGGTTTTTGCCGTAAAGCAGTTCGGCCTTCGCCGCGTCCACCGCGCCCTGGTGGTGCGGGACCATCATGGCCAGGAAGTCCTGGTCGGCGTTCCCGGTCATCGGAGCCGCCGCCATTCCGCTGTGCATCCGAGCCATCGCCTCGTCCATCAGACTCTGGAAGCCAGGAGTGTTTCCGGCCAAGGCCGCCCCTCCGAGCAGCAGGACGGCCACCCAGCGCACGGCGGGCTTCATGGCGCCTGTACCAGCACCACCGCGCTGCCCGTTTTCAGAACGACACTCAGCGTTTGACGCCCAGTGTCGCTGCCCGTGAGCAGCTTCTTGACCGGCCCGATGGTCTGCGCCGAGGCGATCCCAAGCGGGCTGGTCTTGAAGCCGGCGATCTCCTGAGCTTGACCGTCCGTCCCCATCAGCTTCAGGACGTAGTCGGTGCTTGGAGTCAGTCCGGTCGCCACGATCTGCACCAGGTCGACCAGCCCGAGCGGATTGACGCTAACCGTGGCCCGCGCGGGGCCGGACAGTGCGACCAGGCTGAGCGTCAGGGTGGCCTTCGTGGCGTCGAGCGGGGTCAGGTTGGCGGTTCCGGGTCCGGTCTTCACGGCTCCCGGCACGTACACCAGCGCCTGGGGCAGCTGGCCGGTGGGCACACTCCCGACGACCTTGTTGCTGGCGGTATCGATCACCTGCACCTGATCGGCCCCCTCCAGGCCGATGTAGACCTTCCTCCCGTCCGACGCGGCCCAGGCGCCGTGCGGCAGCGCCCCGGTCGGGATATTCGCCACCAGTTTCGGTGCGGCGTCACGGGTGTAAACCTTCACCACGTTCAGGCCGCCCACCGTGACGTAGGCAAACTTGCCGCCGGGCGT includes these proteins:
- a CDS encoding cytochrome c — its product is MKEKYGATFISDDSANKIIAYLSAHYTPETHKPGSTSEVPATPAVTAPLAVKPAARPSTATSAAPVASTVDGAKVYAANCASCHGAAGAGVPGAFPPLAGNTAIAGDGKYISDVLLYGLQGKIVAKGQPYNGVMPAWAAQLNDAQIAAVATHVRSTWGNKGSAVSASTVKTERSAPKTAAQILKERPQSDSGTKQTGQ
- a CDS encoding response regulator transcription factor, coding for MMTERAVGAAQIRVMIVDDHALFRQGVGRLLEAAGIRVIAGARDGREGIRFAASLRPDVTLIDLDMPSLSGVQTIQATQQVRPVSRIIALASSADPLESFRAREAGAKGCLTKTARGDELVSLIRQVHAGEPVLDDTRPTRVAAPDTAVPLSIRECELLRLVAEGLGNHEIAQRLSVSEKTIRNRMSQTFATLKVHNRTQAAVYALRTGIAALR
- a CDS encoding CHRD domain-containing protein, which gives rise to MMGHKIVLSIAGPLLLGSCALFGLPTTYLFKHNPNQADPSAVGNAVASQSSGMVTTVLSVSGLTPGRAYIAHYHAFGPDSSTNPCASNGPVTVGFPNFTADASGNASVTVKTEQTKIEGDKGAYINVHYASDPSVVPICAPVKLVKG
- a CDS encoding plastocyanin/azurin family copper-binding protein → MSRFLRLSSVLASALLLSSAGAVATPTMSFPFKLQGTPISSASGQLTVRTLSPTSSVSVLTLRGLTPSTPYVAHYHALGAASSDPCASSGPITLGFPPFKTNAQGQATVLLRADPARISGTLGAYVNVHTAVNLAVVPLCASVLKTERAQTAQSTTTAASTALQQTVKIGDNLFMPAALTVVAGTTVTWIHTGKVTHNVLSVDLPGIRSADLHPGERYSYTFKTPGIFTYYCSYHEGMSATITVTNR
- a CDS encoding DUF305 domain-containing protein, giving the protein MKPAVRWVAVLLLGGAALAGNTPGFQSLMDEAMARMHSGMAAAPMTGNADQDFLAMMVPHHQGAVDAAKAELLYGKNPQVKRLAQEILTEQALEIEYMRRLQN